In a single window of the Populus alba chromosome 16, ASM523922v2, whole genome shotgun sequence genome:
- the LOC118052023 gene encoding protein cornichon homolog 1 isoform X3 yields MWNLIFWIICLLINLGLLAIVFYSLLCLTDLEVDQMDPFVATANINRWILLEFALQAALSILLLFTGHWILFLVAVPLTCYHAMLFIRRQHLIDVTEVFRNLNTDKKHRMIKLGVYMIFFTICIFRVVLFAVNLIINDDDDIDSY; encoded by the exons ATGTGGAATTTGATTTTCTGGATCATCTGTTTACTCATCAACCTTGGCCTCCTCGCTATCGTCTTTTACTCT cTTCTATGCTTAACGGACTTGGAGGTAGACCAGATGGATCCGTTTGTGGCGACGGCTAACATCAACAGGTGGATTCTGCTTGAGTTTGCTTTGCAAGCTGCACTCAGCATTCTTTTACTCTTCACAGGTCACTGGATCTTGTTTTTGGTGGCAGTTCCTCTTACCTGTTATCATGCAATGCT GTTTATTAGACGGCAACATCTTATTGATGTCACTGAAGTTTTCAGAAACCTCAACACTGACAAGAAGCATAGGATGATCAAGCTTGGTGTCTACATGATCTTCTTCACAATTTGCATATTTAG GGTTGTGCTGTTTGCTGTCAACCTTATAATAAATGACGACGACGACATTGATTCATATTGA
- the LOC118052023 gene encoding protein cornichon homolog 1 isoform X1 produces the protein MWNLIFWIICLLINLGLLAIVFYSLLCLTDLEVDQMDPFVATANINRWILLEFALQAALSILLLFTGHWILFLVAVPLTCYHAMLFIRRQHLIDVTEVFRNLNTDKKHRMIKLGVYMIFFTICIFRIGAGILSLFNSEELDIHSSFFEF, from the exons ATGTGGAATTTGATTTTCTGGATCATCTGTTTACTCATCAACCTTGGCCTCCTCGCTATCGTCTTTTACTCT cTTCTATGCTTAACGGACTTGGAGGTAGACCAGATGGATCCGTTTGTGGCGACGGCTAACATCAACAGGTGGATTCTGCTTGAGTTTGCTTTGCAAGCTGCACTCAGCATTCTTTTACTCTTCACAGGTCACTGGATCTTGTTTTTGGTGGCAGTTCCTCTTACCTGTTATCATGCAATGCT GTTTATTAGACGGCAACATCTTATTGATGTCACTGAAGTTTTCAGAAACCTCAACACTGACAAGAAGCATAGGATGATCAAGCTTGGTGTCTACATGATCTTCTTCACAATTTGCATATTTAG AATTGGTGCAGGCATCTTATCACTGTTCAACTCTGAAGAATTAGATATCCACTCATCTTTTTTTGAGTTCTAG
- the LOC118052023 gene encoding protein cornichon homolog 1 isoform X2 has protein sequence MWNLIFWIICLLINLGLLAIVFYSLLCLTDLEVDQMDPFVATANINRWILLEFALQAALSILLLFTGHWILFLVAVPLTCYHAMLFIRRQHLIDVTEVFRNLNTDKKHRMIKLGVYMIFFTICIFRFVLNSVYNYPDFSLSTCFNYLLV, from the exons ATGTGGAATTTGATTTTCTGGATCATCTGTTTACTCATCAACCTTGGCCTCCTCGCTATCGTCTTTTACTCT cTTCTATGCTTAACGGACTTGGAGGTAGACCAGATGGATCCGTTTGTGGCGACGGCTAACATCAACAGGTGGATTCTGCTTGAGTTTGCTTTGCAAGCTGCACTCAGCATTCTTTTACTCTTCACAGGTCACTGGATCTTGTTTTTGGTGGCAGTTCCTCTTACCTGTTATCATGCAATGCT GTTTATTAGACGGCAACATCTTATTGATGTCACTGAAGTTTTCAGAAACCTCAACACTGACAAGAAGCATAGGATGATCAAGCTTGGTGTCTACATGATCTTCTTCACAATTTGCATATTTAGGTTTGTTCTGAACTCTGTATATAATTATCCTGATTTCTCATTAAGTACATGTTTCAACTATCTCTTGGTCTGA